CGGATGAGGAGATTGTGGTTGCCTTTACGTGTCCAGATGATTTGCAGCCGACGACCGTGCAATCCCAGCCCGGGTATTGGATCCGTGTGAGAATTCTTCAGGTGGACGGCTTATATGGCCCGAACCCTGTTTACATGGCCCCGTGGCTGGAAGACATGCGCCTGACCTACTCGTACCGAGAGCCGTTGCATGAGCCGGAAGCGATTCTCACACAGAACGACTTGGATTGGCAGCAGCCTGTCCGCACAGGCAATCATCAGGCTAGCTTCCAGCCGTTTTTGCCATCCGAATGCCTGCATCCTGTTGTCTACTTTGGATTTGAGCAGCCGCCTTTACAAGGACCGCTCTCTTTCTACTTTTCTTTTTTACCGATGGAAGAATCACCAGGGGCTGCTCCGGTTGTGCAGTGGGAATACAAGCGCAAAGAAACAGGAACAACGTCTTGGGCCAAGCTGCAGACGATTGATCAGACCGCTGGTTTTACGGAAAGTGGTACCGTCCGTTTCGCTGGTCCTTTTGATATGGAAAAAAGCAAAATGTTTGAGCGGGAGCGTTATTGGATTCGCGCTGTCAACGTAGACAATCGGCTTGGAGGAGGCGCTTTGGATGCACGACATTCCGTGCTAAGCGGCTTTTATCCGAATACGATACGAGCCATTCAACAGGAGACGATTCGCAATGAAATGGCAGAGCGGATAGCAGAGGGGCCACAAGCCGAGTACAGACTCCTCCGCCATCCCGTCATGGGCGAAGAGGTATGGGTAGATGAAACAGGCTCCTTTTTGCCGAGTGAACGAAAGAGCTGGCTGGAACATCCAGAAAATCGGGTGGAACTGCTCAATGATTCTGAAGGGAACGAGCAAAAATGTTGGGTTCTGTGGAAGCGAGTAGAGCATCTGCACGATTCTGGCCCGGATGATCGCCATTACTGCTTGGAGAGCGCTACTGGAAAAATTTTGTTTGGCGATGGCCGACACGGTAGGGAGCTTCCTCAAACCGGACTCGGTTCCGTGAGGGTGACGTATAAGGTCGGAGGGGGAACAGCAGGGAATCTTCCTGTTGGGCAGTTGAATCAACTGGAACAATCGATCCCATTTGTCCAAGCCGTCAGCAATCCGGTGCCTGCTGTTGGGGGAAGTGATCAGGAGATGCTCACGGAAGCCTTGCAGCGCGGTCCTCAAACCATTAAACATCGCTATCGAGCGGTGACAGCTGAAGATTTCGAATGGCTCGTCCGTGAAGCGCATCCGGAGATACCTAAAGTGAAGTGTTTGCCGAATCGCAACAGCCGCCTGCAAAGAGAAGCAGGGCATGTCACTGTGATCGTATTGCCCGCAGCGGGATGCTTCGGCACACAATTTTTGGAGCTTCGGCGTTCTGTCACGAACTACTTGCTTACACATGCGGCAGCGACGGTAGCCTCCCCCGAGCGGATTCATGTTAGGGAGCCTGTCTACTTGGAAATTGCGGTGACGGCAGAGCTGGCAGTGGGGGCTTTGGAGGAAATCGTAGAGGTGGAGCTGGAGACACTCGGCAAGCTCGCGCGATTCCTTGACCCGATATCGGGAAATCTGCACGGTGGGGGTTGGGAAATAGGACAACGTGTGCACCCGTCGCTCTTGTTTGCCTTGTTGAAATCCGTAAAGGGCGTCCGCTTTGTGGATCATCTGACCTTGACTGTATTTCGAACGGAAAATGGGCAACGAAAGGAACTACTCGCTAGTGAATACGAAACGATCGTACATGGGATCGTCACAGAGGGTGCGCATCGAATCAGCGTCCGCGTTCACGACAGCTAGGCTTTCTTCCCACCCAAACATTGAAAAAGGAAGTGTGCGCTATGCTTCCATCCAAGAATCTGGATGATCGCCACTTTGAAGAGATCGTAGAACAAGCAAAAAACGCGATCCCTAAGCTGCAGCCAGAGTGGGGTGATCACCGTCATCACGATCCGGGCATTACGCTTTTGGAGATGTTCGCGTGGTTAACGGAAATGCAGCAATATTATCTCAACCGGATAACGGAAAAGAACGAAAGTAAATTTTTACAGCTCATGGGTGTACACCCAAAGAACCGGTCATGTGCGACGACGGATGTAACGTTTTTCGACGTGTCAGAAGAAGCGATCCTTCCGGAGAAGATGAGATTGTTCGCGGGGAATCTTCCTTTCGAGACGGAACATTCGCTTGTTCTGGTACCGGCCAGCCTGGAGCGTGTTCTGGTTCATACAGAAAGCGGAACGGCGGATGTGAGTTCATCCAATGCGCATAACGGTGTTTCCTACTTCGCATTTGGCCAGGAACCAAAGATAGGGAACAAGATTTACTTAGGCTTTGATCGACCGCTGCCAGTGGGGAAGGCAGTCTCCATCGGATTGCGCCTGGTTGAGGACTATCCTGTTCCAATTGTCCCGCTTACACCCACATCGCTTTTCGTTCCATCGGCCACTCTCGAGTGGGAGTACTATGGACAGAACGAACGCACGCAAGAAATGGGATGGAGTCCGTTGCCACGAGTCTCGGATGAAACGATGAATCTCTCCTTCTCAGGACGAGTCCTGATCGAGCTTGAAGGGGCAATGAAGCCGCTCATGCTTTACCCCGCCAATGATCGGCCTCGATTTTGGCTCTGTGCGACATTGCGTACCGGTCGATTCGAATTGGCTCCTCGCATGGAAAAAATCGAGCTTAATACCGTGAGCGTCATCCAACGCGAAACCCTCAGTCAGGTATGGGAGTTTGACGGGACCGATCAAGTGGATCAGACGATCGTCCTTGCAAGCTCGCTATTGTATGAAGGCACTGTGGAGGTTCAATGCAAAAAGGGGCGTCATTGGCAAAGTGGATGGGATCAAGATGAACCAGACCAAACCGATACAGGTGTATTTTCTTTTCACGTTTCCCGCGACCCAGAACAGGGCGCGACGATGATTCGTTTTGGAAGTGCAATGCCTGAGGGCAGCAAAAATATTCGGGTTATCGCGTATCGGAGCGACTTTGCAGGGCAGCAGTTCATTGGAGAAAGCAGTGGATTGCCACATCAAGTGTTTCGGCTGAATGTCCAATCGATCTTGCCAGAAACGTTTGTCATTCAGGTGGCGCGTCAGGTCGAAGGCAGTCCGTTTCATGTTTGGGAAGACTGGTCGCTGGTCACCAATTTTGACCGATCGGGACCACAGGACCGCCATTTTATCCTGAATGATTCGGACGGGGCAGAAATTGCGTTTGGCAACAATGAGCACGGAGCTATTCCTGAAAGGCTGGAAGGCATGGCGGGCATTCGGATCATCTCTTGTCAGACAGGCCAAGGTGAGAAGGGGAATGTGCAGGGAGGTCAAATTACCCGATTCCTACCGCTCGCCAGTCAGCGAACCACCGCGCAGGTGACAAATCCCCGTCCAGCCAGTGAGGGAAGCGAGCGCGAAACGATCGATCAAGCCAAACACAGGATGAGAATGGAATGGAAAAAACCGCAGCGGGCCGTTACAGCAGAAGATTATGAGGCCATCGCGCTCTCGACACCCGGATTGCGTGTGGCCCGCGCGAAGGCAATCCCTCTGTATAAAGTAGGGGAAATGGGGGCTTCCGAGCAAAACGCAGCCGCTCAAATGACTGTTGTCATCGTCCCGTTCAGCGACCAGCCGACACCACTGCCAAGTGAAGGCTTCCTGCGGACCGTTTGCCACCAATTGGAACAGCGAAGGCTGCTGACGACAGAAGTCCATGTGGCCGCTCCAGCCTATATCAAAGTGACCGTTTTCGCGACAATCGTGGTGGAGCCTGCGTTTGCAGACAAAAAGCAGATCGTGCTACAGGCACTGAAGCAGTATTTGACGCCATTGAATGTCCAAGATTCTTCGACTCATCAAGGAAAAGGATGGGAATTTGGTCGGCCTGTTTATAAAAGCGATCTCTACGAGGTGTTAAACCAGATCGAGGGTGTGCTGTACGTGACGGATTTGTGGGTTTCCGCGGAGGGCACAGGCATCATCAGAGATGAAGGGGGAGATATTCAGATTCCGCTCCATGCGCTGGTGTACTCAGGAGAGCATGTTCTGGAGCTTGTTGTGGATAGAGAAAGATAGGCGGGAGCAAACGGAGGAGTGGTCGTGGATACAATGAATCGTTTCTTTTCCCTGAACAATCCGTCCGATTGGCAGCGGGGGGCCTGGTATAACCTTCACGTCTCCAACGAGGGGATCGCGCTGAATAAATCGCCCGAATATGTGATCGATCATGTGCATCTGGCTGGGACGACACATCACTCTCGACTCTTGGATTTTGCGATTGCACGAGTTGGCTCGTTACTTTGGCTGGATGAAAGCGGGCATATCACGCATTACGATGACAGCAACAACTTCAAGGAGACTGTGTTTCGCGCTGGACGCGGGTTGTTTTCCAAAGACTCGTTTCTCGCCGCTGATGATGAATACGTGTACATCATCGACCCCGAAGCGAGGCGAAAAGTCGGAGCGTATTCCATAGCCAACGGCCAGTGTGTTTGGAGCTGGGAAGAGGGGGAAGGACAGCGGCTTTTTCCTTTGGATGCAGGGCTGGATGAAGAAGGACATCTTTACATCACGACACCCGTGGTTGTAGATCAAGCCAACGAACGGAAGGAAATCACGGCGGGAACACAAGTCGTCGTCCTTCGGCTGAATCGGGCAGGCAAGATAGACGCTACATACGCGCATGCGGAATTGAAAGTAACAGAGACAGCTACACTCCGTGAGATCAGGCGAAGAAGGTTGTTTCGCCTGTCCGTTGCCGAATCGGGCAAGGCCTATCTATTTTTGGCACAGACGAATCAAGTGTTTCGGTTCTCTTCGGAAGGCGCCGATGTGTGCACCCTGGCGATCCCATCCGGAACCAAGCCCGCGGGATTTGCAGTGGGTCCAGGTCCCATTCTCTATGTGGGTGATAGTCGTTCCATTGATTCGGCTCATGATCATACCCGATTCATTTTGCGTTTTCAACCAACGGGAGAAGCACTTGCGCCATTGACCAACTACCACGGACGTGCAGACAAGCTCGTTTTTGACAAGCAGCAACGTTTGTATGTTTGGGACGCGCAGAAAAATGTTCTGACCATGTTGAGGCTCGTCTCGCGGACGTCCAACCTGGATGAGACCGGAATACCGATGGGTATCTACTTCTCTCGTGCATTGGATAGCGCGGAATTTGAAACGGTGTGGCATAAATTCACGCTGGATGCAGACATACCAAAAGAAACGCAATTACTCATCTCGACATTTTCTTCTGATCGAAAAGAGCATGTGCTTCATGGAGCCGTACACAATCTGGATGATTTTTTGCTGTCACCCGACATGGACTGGAAAACCAAGCTGCAAAGGACGTCCAATTTATGGTCGGAGCCGGTAATCAACGCTTCAGATGCGTTGCTTCATTCAGCAAAAGGCCGCTATTTATGGCTCAAAATCGAATGGCTCGGTACTGACCGTCACTCCCCGTTGCTCAAGCAGATGCGGATTTACTCGCCGCGCGACACATTTTTGCGGTATCTGCCAGCGACTTATCAAAGTGAACCTGCCAGTGCTGATTTTTTGGAGCGCTTCCTCTCCCTTTTCGGGACGTTTTACTTGGAGCTGGAGGAACAGATTGATACCATCTCGCGGTTGTTCGATCCTGATACGACACCTGGCGAATTTGTCCCTTGGCTCGCTTCCTGGATGGGGATGGGCAGGGAAGAGCATTGGACAGAGGCACAGCGCCGAGAGCTGATTCGTCGCGCGCCAGAGCTGTACGCAGAGCGGGGCACTCGTGCGGGCTTGGAAAAGATGGTCGAGCTGTATACCGGGGAGCGCCCGATGATCGTTGAGTATTTTCAAATCAGGGACATGAAGGCGATCCCTGAGCTGCACGAGCTAATCTCTTCCTTGTACATGGATCATCCGTATCAATTTTGCCTGATCGTTTCGCAGGAATGCGCGAAAACAGAGCGGGAGCAGTCGGTTCTGCAAAAGATTTTGGAAGATCAAAAGCCTGCTTTTACAGAGGCGAAGCTGATCGTTCTGCGCCCGGGCATCTACGCCGACCTCCATAGCTACGTGGGGATTAATTCTTATTTGACGGAGCCGTCATTCCTTACGCTCGATCAAAATTTATCGATGCCATACAACACGGTGCTAAGCGGGAAGGACCGCAGCAGACGAATCGATTATGACACGAGGATTGGTCTGGATGCAGAGCTGGAGTAAGAAGCCGAGATTTTTAAGCAAAGTGAGGTGTTCGAGATGAAGAATCTGCGTTATTTTCCACATGAACGGAATGTGTATTTCAAAGGGAAGCTGTTAACCGTCAGAGATTTCGAATCAGAACAGCGCTATTTCAATGACAAACGTCGACTCACCAATCGGTTGCTTCACGGGGGTGGAGTGGTATGCGGTTTGCAGGTGATCGCTGTGGACGAAAAGCAGATTTCGGTCGAGGCTGGAGTTGCTCTCGATTATCTCGGGAGGGAAATCGTACTTCCTGAGCCTGTGAAGCTGAAGCTGTCGATGATGGAAGGCTTTAGCAACAACGATTACGCGAAAAATGTGTACGTCTGCTTGGCCTATGATGAAAAAGGCAAGGAGCAGGTCTTCTCCGTCTCTGAAACCGTCGAGCAGGAAATGGCTGAATACAACCGGGTGGCAGAAGGATATCGGCTTTTTATCAAAGAGGAGGCACCACATCCTGCTTCCATCGAAGGGGTGCAATTGGTAGAGCAAAGAGTGCTGCTATATGCAGATACACAGGTGCGCATCTGGCAGGCGACTCCACGATACGTCAATCCGGGTGAAGTATTTTCAATACAGTTGCACATTGAGAAGACGGTACAAACGTCACGGGTGCAATTCCAATACAAGCTGGATGCACCAGGGCTGACAGTCATGGAAAGCAGTGACGGTAGTGTATCCTTCTTAGAGCCAGTTGACGCGAAAGAGACGGATTACGTCATCTCCATTCCGATTAAGGCTGGCTGGGATCGCGGTACGGTAGAGCTGGAAGTGCTGGGTGGCAAGGCAGAGGTTCGACTCGGTGATCGCTTGGTGCATACCGATCTCGTTTCTGTAGGAAAAATCGAAATCACGCTAGACGATCTGGTAGAGCGGCTCGTGTCTGATTACTACAGTCGCAAGCTGGATCAGGTGACACAAGCGAACGAACAGCCTTTTCTTTATTTGGCAAAAGTCTGCTTGCTGCAAATGAATGCGACTTATGTGATTGAGAAGGTTGTTCCTGTTCCATTTGGTGAGTACGTGTATACACCAGCGCTTTTGCAAAAGCTTGCGTTGCGTGCACAGAAGGGAAAGCCAGTCGAGCAAGGCTCCCATGCGGATTCCTTTCGGGTGACCACGCGTGTGAAAGAAATCGCGGCAGGCGATAAGCCGCAGTTCGATGTGAGCTACGATAATCTGGCGTCTGTCTACCAGTTTGAGCTTGGACTGCCCCGAGCAGGAAAGGCAAATGAACAAGTAGCAACTGGTGTGGTGGAAATACCGATTGAGCCCTATTCGTCCAACTGGCCGTTTGGAGTCAAGATCGGCAATCGTTATTTTTCTGAGGAGTTCAAGCATTCCCTCGGGAAAGGCAACGTGTATGTCAGTGCAGGAATTGAGGATTTTCATGCAGATGTGATCGATGAGTTGCTTTCCCAACATGAGCAAGTGATGTACGGGCATAGCAGTGTTTTTGATGATTCGGAGTATGCGACAGATGCAGCGCATTTTGCCGTAGGGGTCATCGTTTATCCGCAGAAAGGAACAATTCGGATCGGCGTCCAGGTGAAGGGACCTGTTCAGACAGATCGGGTAAGGATCAGGTGGTGGGCGATCAAACCACTGGCAGCAGGGACAGAGGGCGAGGCGTATCCAGATTCGCAAGAGTAGCAAGGTTTGCTTCATTTTGAATTTATGCTACACTTTCTTAATGTAAGTACATATCAGCGGTAGACGGGAGGAGATCCAATGGCAACACATATCACAGATCATTCCGTTTTGAACAACGGGGTGAAGATGCCCTGGCTGGGTCTGGGTGTCTGGAAGGCAAAAGACGGAAACGAAACGTTGGCCGTCCGTTCCGCGATTGAGGCGGGTTATCGCAGTATAGACACGGCAGCTATCTACGGCAACGAAGCCGGCGTAGGCGAAGGAATCCGACAAGCCGGGATTGATCGCGATCAATTGTTCATTACGACTAAGGTGTGGAATGCGGATCAAGGCTACGAGTCAACGCTGAGTGCTTTTGATGAAAGTATGAAAAAGTTGGGTACCGATACGCTGGATTTGTACCTGATTCACTGGCCCGTAAAAGGCAAGTATGTAGATACATGGAGGGCCTTGGAAAAGCTGTACCGCGATGGATATGTACGTGCGATTGGCGTCAGTAATTTTCATAGCCACCATCTCGAGGATTTACGCCAACATAGCGAGATCATTCCAGTTGTCAACCAAGTCGAGTATCATCCATTGCTGACCCAAAAAGAATTGCATGCGTATTGCAAAGAGCACCACATTCAACTAGAGGCATGGAGCCCGTTGATGCAAGGAAATCTCGATCACCCTCTCTTGGTAGAATTGGGACAAAAATATGGCAAGTCGCCTGCACAAATTGTGCTTCGCTGGGATTTGGAAAACCAAGTGGTCACGATTCCGAAGTCGATCACACCAGAGCGGATTCGCCAGAACGCAGATGTTTTTGACTTCACTCTCAGTTCAGAGGATGTAGAAAAAATCACTGCCTTGAATGACAACAAGCGTTTTGGGCCAGACCCAGATCATTTTGATTTTTAAACAGACAACGATAACGCATAAAAGGGGAGCCGCAACAGGTCGGCTACCTTTTTTTTCATTCCTGTCTTTGAGCGGACCACGGATTCGCTCTTTACTATGCTTTATTTTTTCGTATACTGAAAAGTAGCATATTCGTTTCATCAGATGAAACGATCGGAACAAAGTAGGAAGCAGGTGTCAAACACTTATGGAAGAAGAACAAAAAGCAAACGTTCGAGCAGTCGATCGGGCTTTGGATATCCTGCTCTGTTTTACGGACGCTACGGATCTGGGCCTGAGCGAGATAGCGAGTCGACTCTCCTTGCATAAAAGTACTGTGCATCGTTTGCTGGCAACGCTGGAGAACAAAGGGTTTCTGATACGGGATGTTCAGACAGAGAAGTATCGACTTGGGTTTCGGGTTTGGGAGTTATCCGCCAATTTGTCGCAAAACGATGATCCAGCGATATTGCTGCTGCCGGAGATGGAGCGATTGCGGGATTTGGTGGAGGAAACGATCAGTCTGTACGTGCGGGATGGAAACGAGCGGATACGCGTACAGGCAGTCCAAAGCAAGCAGCCGATTCGCAGGGTGGCACCAATCGGGGCGCGTATGCCACTCACGGTGGGGGCATCCAGCAAAGTACTTATTGCATATGCAGAGCCGTTCATTTTGCAGGAAGTCATCAGCGACCCGAATTGGCCTGACTATGTGAACAAGGAGTCTTTTATTGAGCAATTGGATCAAATCAGGAAGCAAGGCTTCGCTACTAGCGTGGAGGAACGGGAGCTGGGGACAGCAGCCGTAGCCGTCCCGATATTCAACCGCAACGGACAATTGGTAGCGTCTATTGCGGCGTCGGGTCCTTCCAACCGCCTGACTCCTGAAAAAATGAGCCAATACGCTCCTTACATCATGGAAGCCGCCTATCGGATGGGAAAAATGATGAAATAGCGAAGAAGCCAATCAAAACACAAAGAGAATGTGTTTTGGTTGGCTTTATTTATTGAACGATCGATTCGTAATTATTGTCGCACGGTTAACACCACGTTGCCTTTCTTATGCCCCAGCTCCACATAGGAGTGGGCCTCCGATACTTGCTCTAGGGGATAAATGCGATCGATGATGGCACGCAGCTTGCCGGCCTCGATCAGCTCCTTTACATACCTCAAGTCTTCCGCGTTTTCCTTCGCGGTTCCACCAATCACCTTTTTACCGCTCGTCATGTTCGTCCATAACCCGCGAAGGATTGGCAGAGGGCTAAAATGGACCGCTCGCAGGTAGTAGCCGTTCGGTGTCAGTCGCTCGACGCATGCCTGAAACGGACTCTTTCCGACCGTATCGAAAATGATATCGTAGACCGCAGCCTCGTCCGCGAAGTTCTCTTTTGTGTAATCGATGATTCGGTCAGCCCCCAACGATCTTACGAGCTCCACG
This genomic stretch from Brevibacillus sp. DP1.3A harbors:
- a CDS encoding putative baseplate assembly protein, with amino-acid sequence MKPPLVDPRDMQAVIRKMREMVPFYTPEWRFTPEDPDAGTALFLLFADMLMNNRERLNQVPERNFIAFLNMLGVGMAQARPAETFLTFELSTGVQKPVWIPVGTKVSGKTALGDEVVFETDQPMLATPSLPTDLLFSNGSRDFLTDVTSWLGTSAPLSLLDCKTLPNHQEHCWYLGHEDLFCLGDHASIQLTMVSNQERYLESLLTEKLANPELVEWTYLSEGGWVLFDKMEADQNRLRLEKKQRKKWESSEVQGIENRWLRCRVKPGMIHEWMKNGGSTSLTQIQLKTDYLPTDDPEGLAPDMLFSNDVQVSGSGCLAFGEQLAPYGMFFLSCEEALTKPGSTVALRFRMKTVAYPATHLSQPEPKWKWIMKESSFDPPATTPVTVSKVVWEYWNGSGWMVLLSGEDREKLFAGTESDEEIVVAFTCPDDLQPTTVQSQPGYWIRVRILQVDGLYGPNPVYMAPWLEDMRLTYSYREPLHEPEAILTQNDLDWQQPVRTGNHQASFQPFLPSECLHPVVYFGFEQPPLQGPLSFYFSFLPMEESPGAAPVVQWEYKRKETGTTSWAKLQTIDQTAGFTESGTVRFAGPFDMEKSKMFERERYWIRAVNVDNRLGGGALDARHSVLSGFYPNTIRAIQQETIRNEMAERIAEGPQAEYRLLRHPVMGEEVWVDETGSFLPSERKSWLEHPENRVELLNDSEGNEQKCWVLWKRVEHLHDSGPDDRHYCLESATGKILFGDGRHGRELPQTGLGSVRVTYKVGGGTAGNLPVGQLNQLEQSIPFVQAVSNPVPAVGGSDQEMLTEALQRGPQTIKHRYRAVTAEDFEWLVREAHPEIPKVKCLPNRNSRLQREAGHVTVIVLPAAGCFGTQFLELRRSVTNYLLTHAAATVASPERIHVREPVYLEIAVTAELAVGALEEIVEVELETLGKLARFLDPISGNLHGGGWEIGQRVHPSLLFALLKSVKGVRFVDHLTLTVFRTENGQRKELLASEYETIVHGIVTEGAHRISVRVHDS
- a CDS encoding aldo/keto reductase, with the translated sequence MATHITDHSVLNNGVKMPWLGLGVWKAKDGNETLAVRSAIEAGYRSIDTAAIYGNEAGVGEGIRQAGIDRDQLFITTKVWNADQGYESTLSAFDESMKKLGTDTLDLYLIHWPVKGKYVDTWRALEKLYRDGYVRAIGVSNFHSHHLEDLRQHSEIIPVVNQVEYHPLLTQKELHAYCKEHHIQLEAWSPLMQGNLDHPLLVELGQKYGKSPAQIVLRWDLENQVVTIPKSITPERIRQNADVFDFTLSSEDVEKITALNDNKRFGPDPDHFDF
- a CDS encoding IclR family transcriptional regulator — its product is MEEEQKANVRAVDRALDILLCFTDATDLGLSEIASRLSLHKSTVHRLLATLENKGFLIRDVQTEKYRLGFRVWELSANLSQNDDPAILLLPEMERLRDLVEETISLYVRDGNERIRVQAVQSKQPIRRVAPIGARMPLTVGASSKVLIAYAEPFILQEVISDPNWPDYVNKESFIEQLDQIRKQGFATSVEERELGTAAVAVPIFNRNGQLVASIAASGPSNRLTPEKMSQYAPYIMEAAYRMGKMMK
- a CDS encoding putative baseplate assembly protein — encoded protein: MLPSKNLDDRHFEEIVEQAKNAIPKLQPEWGDHRHHDPGITLLEMFAWLTEMQQYYLNRITEKNESKFLQLMGVHPKNRSCATTDVTFFDVSEEAILPEKMRLFAGNLPFETEHSLVLVPASLERVLVHTESGTADVSSSNAHNGVSYFAFGQEPKIGNKIYLGFDRPLPVGKAVSIGLRLVEDYPVPIVPLTPTSLFVPSATLEWEYYGQNERTQEMGWSPLPRVSDETMNLSFSGRVLIELEGAMKPLMLYPANDRPRFWLCATLRTGRFELAPRMEKIELNTVSVIQRETLSQVWEFDGTDQVDQTIVLASSLLYEGTVEVQCKKGRHWQSGWDQDEPDQTDTGVFSFHVSRDPEQGATMIRFGSAMPEGSKNIRVIAYRSDFAGQQFIGESSGLPHQVFRLNVQSILPETFVIQVARQVEGSPFHVWEDWSLVTNFDRSGPQDRHFILNDSDGAEIAFGNNEHGAIPERLEGMAGIRIISCQTGQGEKGNVQGGQITRFLPLASQRTTAQVTNPRPASEGSERETIDQAKHRMRMEWKKPQRAVTAEDYEAIALSTPGLRVARAKAIPLYKVGEMGASEQNAAAQMTVVIVPFSDQPTPLPSEGFLRTVCHQLEQRRLLTTEVHVAAPAYIKVTVFATIVVEPAFADKKQIVLQALKQYLTPLNVQDSSTHQGKGWEFGRPVYKSDLYEVLNQIEGVLYVTDLWVSAEGTGIIRDEGGDIQIPLHALVYSGEHVLELVVDRER
- a CDS encoding phage tail protein, with the protein product MNRFFSLNNPSDWQRGAWYNLHVSNEGIALNKSPEYVIDHVHLAGTTHHSRLLDFAIARVGSLLWLDESGHITHYDDSNNFKETVFRAGRGLFSKDSFLAADDEYVYIIDPEARRKVGAYSIANGQCVWSWEEGEGQRLFPLDAGLDEEGHLYITTPVVVDQANERKEITAGTQVVVLRLNRAGKIDATYAHAELKVTETATLREIRRRRLFRLSVAESGKAYLFLAQTNQVFRFSSEGADVCTLAIPSGTKPAGFAVGPGPILYVGDSRSIDSAHDHTRFILRFQPTGEALAPLTNYHGRADKLVFDKQQRLYVWDAQKNVLTMLRLVSRTSNLDETGIPMGIYFSRALDSAEFETVWHKFTLDADIPKETQLLISTFSSDRKEHVLHGAVHNLDDFLLSPDMDWKTKLQRTSNLWSEPVINASDALLHSAKGRYLWLKIEWLGTDRHSPLLKQMRIYSPRDTFLRYLPATYQSEPASADFLERFLSLFGTFYLELEEQIDTISRLFDPDTTPGEFVPWLASWMGMGREEHWTEAQRRELIRRAPELYAERGTRAGLEKMVELYTGERPMIVEYFQIRDMKAIPELHELISSLYMDHPYQFCLIVSQECAKTEREQSVLQKILEDQKPAFTEAKLIVLRPGIYADLHSYVGINSYLTEPSFLTLDQNLSMPYNTVLSGKDRSRRIDYDTRIGLDAELE